A part of Dasypus novemcinctus isolate mDasNov1 chromosome 7, mDasNov1.1.hap2, whole genome shotgun sequence genomic DNA contains:
- the AMMECR1L gene encoding AMMECR1-like protein isoform X1, which produces MGKRRCVPPLEPKLAAGCCGVKKPKLSGSGTHSHGNQSTTVPSSSSGPLQNHQHVDGSSGRENVSDLTLGPGNSPITRMNPASGALSPLPRPNGTANTTKNLVVTAEMCCYCFDVLYCHLYGFPQPRLPRFTNDPYPLFVTWKTGRDKRLRGCIGTFSAMNLHSGLREYTLTSALKDSRFPPLTREELPKLFCSVSLLTNFEDASDYLDWEVGVHGIRIEFINEKGVKRTATYLPEVAKEQDWDQIQTIDSLLRKGGFKAPITSEFRKTIKLTRSVWKMTQYF; this is translated from the exons ATGGGAAAAAGACGTTGTGTTCCTCCACTCGAGCCCAAGTTGGCAGCAGGCTGTTGTGGGGTCAAGAAGCCCAAATTATCTGGAAGTGGAACGCACAGTCACGGAAACCAGTCCACAACTGTGCCCAGCTCTAGTTCAGGACCTCTTCAAAACCACCAGCATGTGGATGGCAGCAGTGGGCGGGAGAATGTGTCGGACTTAACTCTGGGGCCTGGAAACTCTCCCATTACCCGAATGAATCCCGCATCGGGAGCATTGAGCCCTCTGCCCCGGCCCAATGGAACTGCCAACACCACCAAAAATCTGGTGGTGACCGCGGAGATGTGCTGCTACTGCTTCGATGTCCTCTACTGTCACCTCTATGGCTTCCCACAGCCACGACTTCCTAGATTCACCAATGACCCCTA TCCGCTCTTTGTGACTTGGAAGACAGGGCGGGACAAGCGGCTTCGTGGCTGCATTGGGACCTTCTCAGCCATGAATCTTCACTCAGGACTCAGGGAATACACGTTAACCAG TGCACTTAAGGACAGCCGATTTCCCCCCCTGACCCGAGAGGAGCTGCCTAAACTTTTCTGCTCTGTCTCCCTCCTCACTAACTTTGAGGATGCCAGTGATTACCTGGACTGGGAG GTAGGGGTCCATGGGATTCGAATTGAATTCATCAATGAAAAAGGCGTCAAGCGGACAGCCACATATTTGCCTGAGGTTGCTAAGGAACAAG ACTGGGATCAGATCCAGACAATAGACTCCTTGCTCAGGAAAGGTGGTTTTAAGGCTCCAATTACCAGTGAATTCAGAAAAACGATCAAACTCACCAG